One stretch of Novosphingobium pentaromativorans US6-1 DNA includes these proteins:
- a CDS encoding NAD(P)H-dependent flavin oxidoreductase has product MSFKGLKPIVYGGREVWPLIEGGKGVSATNHNSSGAWAAAGGIGTVSAVNADSYDAEGKIVPQVYHALTRKERHEELIRYAIDGAVEQVRRAYDIASGKGAININVLWEMGGAQQVLEGVLEKTRGMVTGVTCGAGMPYRLSEIAARFNVSYLPIVSSARAFRALWKRAYHKVSELMAAVVYEDPWLAGGHNGLSNAEDPLKPEDPYPRVKALRDTMRKEGISDDVPIVMAGGVWYLRDWNEWIDNPELGTIAFQFGTRPLLTHESPIPQAWKDALRDLEPGDVLLHRFSPTGFYSSAVRNPFLRNLEARSERQIPYSKVEAGEHTVRLDVGVKGKNFWVAPKDLDRARSWSTQGFTDGLRTPDDTIIFVNPQERDEIRQDQADCMGCLSHCGFSSWKDHDDYTTGRLADPRSFCIQKTLQDIAHGGPVEENLMFAGHAAYKFKQDPFYSNGFTPTVKELVDRILTGD; this is encoded by the coding sequence ATGAGTTTCAAGGGTCTCAAGCCGATTGTTTATGGCGGACGTGAAGTCTGGCCGCTTATCGAGGGCGGCAAGGGCGTTTCCGCCACGAACCATAACAGCTCCGGCGCCTGGGCGGCGGCCGGGGGAATCGGCACCGTCAGCGCGGTCAACGCTGATTCCTACGATGCGGAAGGCAAGATCGTTCCGCAGGTCTATCACGCCTTGACCCGCAAGGAGCGCCATGAGGAACTGATCCGCTACGCCATCGATGGCGCCGTGGAGCAGGTGCGCCGCGCTTACGACATTGCCAGCGGCAAGGGCGCGATCAACATCAACGTCCTGTGGGAAATGGGCGGCGCCCAGCAGGTTCTCGAAGGCGTGCTGGAAAAGACCCGTGGCATGGTCACAGGCGTGACCTGCGGCGCGGGCATGCCCTATCGCCTGTCCGAGATCGCCGCGCGCTTCAACGTCAGCTACCTGCCGATCGTCAGCTCCGCGCGCGCTTTCCGCGCGCTGTGGAAGCGGGCCTATCACAAGGTGTCCGAGCTGATGGCGGCGGTGGTCTACGAAGACCCCTGGCTTGCCGGCGGCCACAACGGCCTGTCGAATGCGGAAGATCCGCTCAAGCCGGAAGATCCCTATCCGCGCGTCAAGGCGCTGCGCGACACGATGCGCAAGGAAGGCATTTCAGACGATGTGCCGATCGTGATGGCCGGCGGCGTATGGTACCTGCGCGACTGGAACGAGTGGATCGACAATCCCGAACTCGGCACGATTGCCTTCCAGTTCGGCACCCGCCCGCTGCTGACGCATGAAAGTCCGATCCCGCAGGCGTGGAAGGACGCACTTCGCGATCTGGAGCCGGGCGACGTGCTGCTGCACCGGTTCTCGCCCACGGGATTTTATTCCTCGGCCGTGCGCAACCCGTTCCTGCGCAATCTCGAAGCGCGTTCGGAACGCCAGATTCCGTACTCGAAGGTCGAGGCCGGCGAACATACCGTGCGTCTCGACGTCGGCGTGAAGGGCAAGAACTTCTGGGTCGCGCCGAAGGATCTGGATCGCGCCCGCTCGTGGTCGACACAGGGCTTTACCGATGGCCTGCGTACGCCCGACGATACGATCATCTTCGTCAATCCGCAGGAACGCGACGAGATCCGCCAGGATCAGGCCGACTGCATGGGCTGCCTGTCGCACTGCGGATTCTCCTCGTGGAAGGACCATGATGACTACACCACGGGCCGGCTTGCCGATCCGCGCAGCTTCTGCATCCAGAAGACGCTGCAGGACATCGCCCATGGCGGTCCGGTAGAAGAGAACCTGATGTTTGCAGGCCATGCCGCCTACAAGTTCAAGCAGGACCCGTTCTACTCGAACGGCTTCACGCCCACGGTCAAGGAACTGGTCGACCGGATCCTCACCGGCGACTGA
- a CDS encoding ammonium transporter, with protein sequence MKKQCLLPLAGMLAVLPGMALAQDGRIDVSNSGDTAWLLVSSALVLMMAAPGLSLFYGGLVRAKNFLSVLVQCGAIAAIASVLWIAVGYTLAFGNVSSGWLGGGNALMLGNLGNVRAGTEVPESAFALFQMTFAAITPALMAGAWVDRARFGWVIAFCALWGLVVYAPVAHWIWGGGWLATGLGTLDWAGGIVIHTTAGVSALVIAIMLGRRSGFPNTLMLPHSPSLTMAGAALLWVGWFGFNGGSAIAANDDAAAAIIATHAAAATAALVWLLVERFTVGKPTSVGFATGAIAGLATVTPAAGFISPGAAILFGAAGAVVCYYAIQLVKQKLAIDDSLDVFAVHGVGGMLGSLLLGIFMSQSLGGVGYGEGVTMASQTAAQFIGVGVTILWSVIASVILAVMASVVFPMRVSEDAEREGLDITSHGERAWEFD encoded by the coding sequence ATGAAAAAGCAGTGCTTGCTGCCGCTTGCCGGCATGCTCGCAGTCCTGCCGGGCATGGCCCTGGCGCAGGACGGCCGAATCGATGTGAGCAACAGTGGTGACACGGCGTGGCTGCTGGTATCTTCCGCGCTCGTCCTCATGATGGCTGCGCCCGGGCTGTCGCTGTTCTATGGCGGCCTCGTTCGCGCGAAGAACTTCCTGTCGGTGCTGGTCCAGTGCGGTGCGATCGCCGCCATCGCCTCGGTGCTGTGGATCGCGGTCGGCTACACCCTCGCCTTTGGCAACGTCAGCAGTGGCTGGCTGGGCGGCGGCAATGCCTTGATGCTCGGCAATCTGGGCAATGTGCGCGCCGGAACCGAAGTTCCCGAGAGCGCCTTCGCCCTGTTCCAGATGACCTTCGCCGCGATCACCCCCGCGCTGATGGCGGGCGCCTGGGTCGACCGTGCCCGCTTCGGCTGGGTCATCGCCTTCTGCGCCCTCTGGGGTCTCGTGGTCTATGCGCCCGTTGCCCACTGGATCTGGGGCGGCGGCTGGCTGGCAACCGGCCTTGGCACGCTCGATTGGGCCGGTGGGATCGTCATCCACACGACCGCAGGCGTATCGGCGCTGGTCATCGCAATCATGCTGGGCCGCCGCAGCGGCTTTCCCAATACCTTGATGCTGCCGCACAGCCCGTCGCTGACGATGGCCGGCGCGGCGCTGCTCTGGGTCGGCTGGTTCGGCTTCAACGGCGGTTCGGCGATTGCGGCCAACGACGATGCGGCCGCCGCGATCATCGCGACCCATGCCGCGGCGGCGACGGCGGCCCTCGTCTGGCTGCTCGTCGAACGCTTCACCGTCGGCAAGCCCACCAGCGTCGGCTTCGCCACCGGCGCCATCGCCGGGCTTGCCACTGTCACGCCCGCGGCAGGATTCATCTCGCCCGGCGCCGCGATCCTGTTCGGCGCTGCCGGCGCGGTGGTGTGCTACTACGCGATCCAGCTGGTGAAGCAGAAACTTGCCATCGACGACTCGCTCGACGTCTTCGCCGTGCACGGCGTGGGCGGCATGCTCGGCTCGCTCCTGCTCGGCATCTTCATGTCGCAGAGCCTGGGCGGCGTGGGCTACGGTGAAGGCGTGACCATGGCCAGCCAGACCGCCGCGCAGTTCATCGGCGTGGGCGTGACAATCCTGTGGTCGGTAATTGCCAGCGTCATTCTCGCAGTCATGGCCTCGGTTGTCTTCCCAATGCGCGTCAGCGAAGATGCCGAGCGCGAAGGCCTCGACATCACCAGCCACGGTGAGCGGGCCTGGGAGTTCGACTGA
- a CDS encoding SH3 domain-containing protein — protein MIRWKFLIPLVALCGMSVPAHAGDDDKVPYWASIDTDLANMRVGPGESYRIAWVYRREHLPVKIVRREGPWRLIEDPDGDKGWMRDLLLSRQRSAIVTGDGLIEMHAEGKAGSPVLWRIEPGVVGLLGNCESGWCGFDVEGHKGFVLSERLWGTGEP, from the coding sequence ATGATCCGCTGGAAGTTCCTGATCCCTCTGGTTGCCCTTTGCGGCATGTCCGTGCCTGCCCATGCGGGCGATGACGACAAGGTGCCTTACTGGGCCTCGATCGATACCGATCTTGCGAACATGCGCGTAGGTCCCGGGGAATCCTACAGGATTGCCTGGGTCTACAGGCGCGAGCATCTGCCGGTGAAGATCGTACGCCGGGAGGGGCCCTGGCGCCTGATCGAAGACCCGGACGGGGACAAGGGTTGGATGCGCGACCTGCTGCTTTCGCGCCAGCGATCGGCCATCGTGACGGGTGACGGCCTCATCGAGATGCATGCCGAGGGCAAGGCCGGTTCGCCGGTTCTCTGGCGCATCGAGCCGGGCGTCGTGGGCCTGCTCGGCAATTGCGAGTCGGGCTGGTGCGGTTTCGACGTGGAAGGGCACAAGGGCTTCGTGCTGAGCGAACGTCTCTGGGGCACAGGAGAGCCCTGA
- a CDS encoding class I SAM-dependent methyltransferase: MFLSRRLSCVVFALALAACQQKPADDGRPETSREFPVADRPVSRLGANSVSSEVERDSVNEANVVMNLADIREGMSVADIGAGEGYYTVRLAQRVGKKGRVLAEDIDRDANEQLGQRVLRERLENVSIILGTEDDPRLPPDSFDRIMLVHMYHEVTEPYAFLWRLRPALRKGGKVIVVDVDRPTDEHGIPPELLFCEFASLGFRLTEFVRKPELQGYYAQFEAASARPEPANIVPCRLSGDRTASKDLSVTPGGKTESL, translated from the coding sequence ATGTTTTTGTCTCGCCGCCTTTCCTGTGTGGTTTTTGCGCTGGCTCTCGCTGCCTGCCAGCAGAAGCCTGCCGATGACGGCAGGCCCGAGACTTCGCGTGAATTTCCGGTCGCCGATCGCCCTGTTTCGCGACTTGGAGCGAACTCCGTTTCCTCGGAAGTGGAGCGCGACAGCGTCAATGAAGCCAACGTCGTGATGAACCTCGCGGACATCCGTGAGGGGATGAGCGTGGCCGATATCGGCGCAGGCGAGGGGTATTACACCGTTCGCCTGGCGCAGCGCGTGGGCAAGAAGGGCCGTGTCCTCGCCGAGGACATCGACCGCGATGCCAACGAGCAACTCGGCCAGCGCGTCCTGCGCGAGCGATTGGAGAACGTCTCCATCATTCTGGGTACCGAGGACGACCCGCGATTGCCGCCTGACAGTTTCGACCGCATCATGCTCGTGCACATGTACCATGAGGTCACCGAGCCCTATGCTTTCCTGTGGCGCCTGCGGCCGGCCCTGCGCAAGGGCGGAAAGGTCATCGTCGTCGACGTCGACCGGCCGACGGACGAACATGGCATCCCGCCGGAGCTGCTTTTCTGCGAATTCGCGTCGCTGGGCTTTCGTTTAACCGAATTTGTTCGTAAGCCGGAACTGCAGGGTTACTATGCGCAGTTCGAGGCTGCTAGTGCGCGGCCCGAGCCTGCCAATATCGTACCTTGCCGATTGTCTGGCGATAGGACTGCTTCAAAGGACTTGAGCGTTACGCCAGGGGGAAAGACAGAGAGTTTATGA
- a CDS encoding DUF805 domain-containing protein, with protein sequence MTAGENRPLRRLAMEACARSLDFSGRSSRRELAAFFAWAIGLDLALNLLARIMLEGDAESWVRLVLDTLLFLPVFALFARRLHDLGRSGWWMLFVLVAMARTFGLKALGIAGYPNVRDAIESWTDLLNWVLVPGFLIVAVAALFMPARRSASS encoded by the coding sequence ATGACAGCCGGAGAAAACAGGCCCTTGCGCCGCCTCGCGATGGAGGCCTGCGCACGCAGCCTCGATTTCTCCGGCCGTTCCTCGCGCCGCGAGCTGGCGGCGTTCTTCGCCTGGGCCATTGGCCTCGACCTTGCCCTCAATCTGCTGGCAAGGATCATGCTCGAAGGCGATGCCGAAAGCTGGGTTCGCCTCGTCCTCGATACCCTCCTGTTTCTCCCCGTCTTCGCCCTCTTCGCCAGGCGTTTGCATGACCTCGGGCGAAGCGGCTGGTGGATGCTCTTCGTTCTCGTCGCAATGGCCCGCACCTTCGGGCTCAAGGCCCTCGGCATCGCCGGCTATCCCAATGTGCGCGACGCGATCGAGAGCTGGACCGACCTGCTCAACTGGGTGCTCGTTCCCGGATTCCTGATTGTCGCCGTCGCAGCGCTCTTCATGCCCGCAAGGCGTTCAGCCTCCTCGTAG
- the prfB gene encoding peptide chain release factor 2 yields MRAEGQAHIDRIEKALALVRKFLDWDRALRRFDELNARVEDPTLWDKPKEAEAVMKERRRLEASIGTVNEISREMADAVEFIELGEMEGDEDTVNEGLATLAQLADRADADKVQALLAGEADSNDTYLEVHAGAGGTESQDWAEMLQRMYTRWAERKGYKVELVDYHSGEAAGIKSCTLLIKGENAYGYAKTESGVHRLVRISPYDSSARRHTSFSSVWVYPVIDDSFEVEVNPADLKIDTYRASGAGGQHVNTTDSAVRITHQPSGIVVASQIDRSQHKNREIAMGMLKARLFEEEMRKREEAASAEHASKSDIGWGHQIRSYVLQPYQQVKDLRTGVVSTSPGDVLDGELDAFMAAALSQRVTGEKAEVEDID; encoded by the coding sequence ATGCGTGCCGAAGGGCAGGCCCACATTGACCGTATCGAAAAGGCGCTCGCGCTTGTGCGCAAGTTCCTGGACTGGGATCGCGCGCTGCGCCGCTTCGACGAGCTGAACGCCCGCGTCGAGGATCCCACGCTCTGGGACAAGCCCAAGGAAGCCGAGGCGGTCATGAAGGAGCGTCGCCGGCTGGAAGCTTCGATCGGCACGGTCAACGAGATAAGCCGTGAGATGGCCGACGCCGTCGAGTTCATCGAGCTGGGCGAGATGGAAGGCGATGAGGACACGGTCAACGAGGGGCTCGCCACGTTGGCCCAGCTGGCCGATCGTGCCGATGCGGACAAGGTCCAGGCACTGCTCGCCGGCGAGGCCGACAGCAACGATACCTACCTCGAAGTCCATGCCGGTGCCGGCGGTACCGAGAGCCAGGACTGGGCCGAGATGCTGCAGCGCATGTATACGCGCTGGGCAGAGCGCAAGGGCTACAAGGTCGAGCTGGTGGACTATCACTCAGGCGAAGCCGCGGGCATCAAGAGCTGCACGCTGCTGATCAAGGGCGAGAACGCCTACGGTTATGCCAAGACCGAAAGCGGCGTGCACCGTCTCGTGCGCATCAGCCCCTACGACAGTTCCGCACGCCGTCACACCAGCTTCTCGTCGGTCTGGGTCTATCCGGTGATCGACGACAGCTTCGAGGTCGAGGTGAACCCGGCCGACCTGAAGATCGACACTTACCGCGCGTCGGGCGCTGGCGGTCAGCACGTCAACACCACGGACTCGGCGGTGCGTATTACCCACCAGCCGTCCGGGATCGTGGTCGCCAGCCAGATCGACCGTTCGCAGCACAAGAACCGCGAGATCGCGATGGGCATGCTCAAGGCACGCCTGTTCGAGGAAGAAATGCGCAAGCGCGAGGAAGCGGCCAGCGCGGAGCACGCCTCGAAGAGCGACATCGGCTGGGGGCACCAGATCCGTTCCTACGTGCTGCAGCCCTACCAGCAGGTGAAGGACCTGCGCACCGGCGTCGTTTCGACTTCGCCCGGCGATGTTCTGGACGGCGAACTCGACGCCTTCATGGCTGCGGCGCTGTCACAGCGGGTGACGGGTGAAAAGGCCGAAGTCGAGGATATCGACTGA
- a CDS encoding 2-hydroxyacid dehydrogenase, translating to MTLVTDSASARVFDGTPRVIVTRRLLPGVEDRMAQLFDVTLNREDLPMSRGDLAAAMRECDVLVPTVTDRIDAELIEQAGERLGLIANFGAGTEHIDLAAARARKIMVTNTPGVFTDDTADLTLALIILVSRKFSEGARVLREGRWQGWGPSAMLGHSLGGKRLGIVGMGRIGQAVAHRARAFGMQIHYHNRHRLPASLENMVSARYEADLDKLVAEADILTFHCPAAPDTAALLDRRRLSLMKPGACVVNTARGQIIDEQALIEALTEQRIGGAGLDVFANEPNVNPQLLAAPGIVALPHLGSATEEGRGAAGERIIANIQFWVDGHRPPDQVLPELP from the coding sequence ATGACTTTGGTGACCGACTCTGCATCCGCCCGCGTTTTCGACGGCACTCCCCGCGTGATCGTCACGCGGCGGCTGTTGCCCGGCGTCGAGGATCGCATGGCGCAGCTTTTCGATGTGACGCTCAACCGGGAGGACCTGCCCATGTCGCGCGGCGATCTGGCAGCCGCCATGCGCGAGTGCGATGTGCTGGTGCCGACCGTTACCGACAGGATCGACGCTGAACTCATCGAGCAGGCGGGTGAACGCCTGGGGCTGATCGCCAACTTCGGCGCAGGCACCGAACATATCGACCTTGCCGCAGCCCGCGCCCGCAAGATCATGGTCACGAACACGCCTGGCGTCTTCACCGACGATACCGCCGACCTGACGCTGGCGCTGATCATCCTCGTCTCGCGCAAGTTCAGCGAGGGTGCCCGCGTCCTGCGCGAAGGCCGTTGGCAAGGATGGGGACCGTCGGCCATGCTCGGCCACAGCCTGGGCGGCAAGCGCCTCGGTATCGTCGGCATGGGCCGCATCGGTCAGGCCGTTGCCCACCGCGCCCGCGCCTTTGGCATGCAGATCCATTACCACAACCGGCACCGCCTGCCCGCTTCGCTGGAGAACATGGTCTCCGCGCGCTACGAGGCCGATCTCGACAAGCTCGTCGCCGAGGCGGACATCCTCACTTTCCATTGCCCTGCCGCGCCAGATACCGCTGCACTGCTCGACCGTCGCCGGCTGTCGCTGATGAAACCGGGGGCCTGCGTCGTGAACACCGCCCGCGGCCAGATCATCGACGAGCAGGCCCTGATCGAAGCCTTGACCGAGCAGCGCATCGGCGGCGCGGGCCTGGACGTCTTCGCCAACGAGCCGAACGTCAATCCACAGCTACTCGCGGCGCCCGGCATTGTCGCCCTGCCCCACCTCGGCAGCGCCACCGAGGAAGGACGCGGCGCTGCCGGAGAGCGGATCATCGCCAATATCCAGTTCTGGGTGGACGGACACCGTCCTCCCGACCAGGTACTGCCCGAACTTCCCTGA
- a CDS encoding acetyl-CoA C-acyltransferase — translation MAQISANDPIVILSYARTPMGGLQGVFADVSATDLGATAVKAAVERSGVAGEDVERIYMGCVLPAGLGQAPARQAALKAGLPKSVQATTVNKVCGSGMQTVIMGAEALASGSLDLIIAGGMESMTNAPYLSKKHRSGARAGHDTLYDHMFLDGLEDAYEGGSMGSFAQVTADEYQLTRENQDDFSIESLRRAQEAITSGAFKDEVVPVTVKTRKGEVVVDTDEQPPKGNPDKIRTLRAAFAKDGTITAASSSSISDGAAAVVMSRASVAAAKGLKPVATVVGVAAHAHEPAKFTTAPVGAITKLLDKVGWQLSDVDLFEVNEAFACVAMFAMHDLGIPHDKINIHGGATALGHPIGASGTRIIVTLINALKDKGLKRGVASLCIGGGEATAIAVELA, via the coding sequence ATGGCCCAGATTTCGGCTAACGACCCCATCGTCATCCTCTCCTATGCACGCACGCCCATGGGCGGCCTGCAGGGTGTGTTCGCTGATGTCTCGGCCACCGATCTCGGCGCCACCGCGGTCAAGGCCGCAGTCGAACGCTCGGGCGTTGCGGGCGAAGACGTCGAGCGCATCTACATGGGCTGCGTCCTTCCCGCCGGTCTCGGCCAGGCCCCTGCCCGCCAGGCAGCGCTCAAGGCCGGACTGCCCAAGTCGGTTCAGGCCACGACCGTCAACAAGGTCTGCGGTTCGGGCATGCAGACGGTGATCATGGGCGCAGAGGCACTCGCTTCGGGCTCGCTCGACCTGATTATCGCAGGCGGCATGGAATCGATGACCAATGCCCCCTACCTGTCCAAGAAGCATCGCTCGGGCGCCCGCGCCGGCCATGACACGCTCTACGATCACATGTTCCTCGACGGACTCGAGGATGCCTACGAAGGCGGATCGATGGGCTCCTTCGCGCAAGTAACAGCCGACGAGTACCAGCTGACCCGCGAAAATCAGGACGACTTCTCCATCGAATCGCTGCGCCGCGCGCAGGAAGCGATCACCAGCGGCGCGTTCAAGGACGAAGTCGTTCCCGTCACAGTCAAGACGCGAAAGGGTGAAGTCGTCGTAGATACCGACGAGCAGCCGCCCAAGGGCAACCCGGACAAGATCCGTACCCTGCGCGCCGCTTTCGCCAAGGACGGCACGATCACCGCAGCCAGCTCCAGCTCGATTTCCGACGGCGCCGCTGCCGTCGTCATGAGCCGCGCCAGCGTTGCTGCCGCCAAGGGCCTCAAGCCGGTCGCCACCGTCGTGGGCGTTGCGGCCCATGCGCATGAGCCCGCCAAGTTCACCACCGCACCGGTCGGCGCGATCACCAAGCTCCTCGACAAGGTGGGCTGGCAGCTTTCCGACGTCGACCTGTTTGAAGTGAACGAAGCCTTCGCCTGCGTGGCGATGTTCGCGATGCACGACCTCGGCATCCCGCACGACAAGATCAACATCCACGGCGGCGCCACCGCTCTGGGCCATCCGATCGGAGCCTCGGGCACCCGCATCATCGTGACGCTGATCAACGCGCTCAAGGACAAGGGCCTCAAGCGCGGCGTCGCCAGCCTCTGCATCGGCGGCGGCGAAGCCACCGCTATTGCGGTCGAACTGGCCTGA